The DNA sequence CAAAAAATTTCTTCTTGATCGAGAATTTCTTGAAActcttcttttaattccttcTCGAGTCTTTCCAAAAAAGAGTTTTGTCCGTAAGATGGAGCCTTCTGTATTCCAGCCAACCTATTTAAaattctcccctttcttttgaACATTTGGCCGAAAATCTCTCTATTCCATTTTCTCAAATCATCTAAGTTTTGACAGGGCACGCGAAAAAGATAGCTCTGTATTCCAAAACTCAGTCACAACTCTTTCAAAATGGAAGAGCTTCTCTCCCCTATCAACACGATCCGGGTCAAGCACTGTCAGCAGAGGATGGTGCTCAGACTAAACTCGCAGAAGCACCTAGATTCTGGCATCAGGGAACATGATACGCCACTCAGCGTTTGAATAGGCCTTATCTAATCTCTTAAATACTCGATCCATACTGTCCCTTATGTCTCCAACCCATGTAAATTTCGACCCTGTGTATCCCAGGTCTATTAATTTGCATATTTCAATCCAGCCTTTGAACCTGCGACAAGCATGGAGGTCTACCCTAGCTCCCTCTTTCTTTTCCCCTTCATCTGCTATATCATTATAATCTCCTATCAGCATCCATGGCTCCTTGTTACTAATAGAAATCCCCACAAGTTCATCCCACAAAATTTTTCGATTTCCTTCCTATAGGCTTGCATAGACAGTAGTTAGGAGCCAAGTCCTATTTCTTTTATCTCTGATTCTCAGATGGATAAACTGCCTATGGGAGGTAATGCATTGAATTCCTAGATTATTATTGTTTCAAAGCATCTAAATTCCACCTGAAAATCCCACAACTTCTTCTCtaatagagaaaaagaaacccATTTCTTGAATAGCCTTACTAGCAGTGTCTCTACTGCACTTAGGTTCAAGTAGCATGACTATACTAAGTATGTTCTGATTAACAAGATTCTTAAGGGTGTGAACTGTAGCTTTGTTCACGACCCCTCTTATATTCCAAGCCATGATAATCATAgtaaaagaaaggaaggaaggaaAATACGAACCCCAGGAGTTGGCTAAGGAGGCCTTTCACACCAATTGCATTTTATCTCCCTACAGTAGGGATTCTTCAcgattatttttttcatattggATCTGAACCTCCTCTTCATTCTTTTCTGCCATATGCTTCTCCACCTGAATCATGGCATTAACCAATACTTCATATTCCACCAAGCTAAAATCTAGTGGTTTGGATTTCAGTTGAGTTTCCATGTCAATATCATCTTTTTCAGTAATCGAAATAACTGAAGTTTGGATGTCCATACTAGAAGCGGTGTCCATCCAGTTCTCCAGGAAGTATTGTTGGTTGTTGGCATTAGAAGATTGAGAGATCAGAAGAGGGTGTGGAGGGATGGGTTGATCATTAGGGGGTGGTTTGTTTTCAAATGGTTAGAGGGTGGGATATGGGTCACAAAATTCTTTGTTCAGAAACTAGGACACTGGGTTGGGGTTCCAATAAGGTCAGGTTGGGTTGATAAAAAAACGACTTGGGTTGGGCTTTGGGTTGTAATGGTTGAGGGGTTAACAACATTTATTTGGGTCTTATTTGGGCCAGGTTTGGGTGACAAGTTATGTTTCTGGGTTATTTGCAGGTTTTTAGTCGGGTTTCTGGATAGGGTAGAAGCTTCTATTACCTCATCTGCTTTTGTACCTTCTTTAGATTCCTTCTCTGCCTCCACTACCTCATGCTGTACTGCTGCAAAATGCGACGTCCTTCCTTCTCCTACACCATCCTGATCATTTCCTTTTTTGTTTCTTCCACTACCTGAGCTTTCCCCATTCTTCACTATTTTCCTTTCACgtgttgccctgccctctgtACTAGCATCCAAGGACCAAAACGGTCAGAATCCTCTTCAGCAACTTCTTTGCCCTTGGAAGGAGAAGGATTTCCAGTTTTGTTCCCGCCTTCAACCTCCATTCTATGTTGAATTACTACTTCCTTTTGTTTTTTCTCTAGGAAATCAGCCTTCTCATGTCCAATCTTCCTACAGTGAAAGCAAATTTGATGGATCTCTTCATACTTCACATTATGAGTTACCCCATTGATCTGGAGCTGAGACACTAAAGGTTCATCAAGATTGACTTCAACACAGAGCTGAGACACTAAAGGTCCTCTTGTATTTGTGCCGTGTTTGTATTAATTTTCATAGTTCTCCCAATAATGCTTCCAATTTTCTCCAGAATCAATCTGTTATAATATTCAATTGGTAGTCCCAGAAGGTGTATCCAAACTACAATCTTCTCTATGTTTGCATTACTCGAGTTGAAATCTGGTTGCCAGAACTTGATGGTCAGGTAATGGTCCAGGATTTTTCATGGACCTTCCATCAAAGCATAATCCAAATCCTCAGAGTTATAGAACCTGACCAGAAAGAAATCATTTCCAATGTCTATAACGTCTAAACTTCCCATCTTGGCCCACATAGCTTCGAGCCTTCTCTTCAGCACTGGTAAGAAAATCTTCCTTCCAAGGAATTTAACGACCAGGGCCTCCCACCATGCCTCTATCAGATCTTTCTTCACTACTTCACTGTAATTCATCTTTCTAATTTGTGACTGGTTTTTTATTGACCTTGTTTTCTGTTGTCCTTCTTCCATCCCAATTTCCTGAGCGAACTGCATTATCAAAGGATTTTTTCTCCTTCTGGCCACCCTTCCAGTTATTATCATCCATAAGATTGGGTTCCCCTTTAGTCATCCATTCTTCATGCATGCGGTTTACTGGTCGCCCTTCCAAAAAGACCTCGTGTTCCATGGATTTTCTCACCTTTTTCATCTTTCTTGTATAAGTTCTCCATCTTGTCTTGCATATTCTCTAGGTTCATGCGATCGAGAGTTCCCCCCTCTCACATAACCTCCCCTCATGGGTTTCCGTCAGCCGTTCCCTCAACATTCTCACAATTCTCACAACCACCTTACTTGAACAGGAACTGTTTTATAGGCTCATATATCTGTATCCTTTAAGTTCTAAGGGGACAGGAACTAAAGTTGGTGGATGAACTATAACAGTGAGATCAGAGCGTAATTAATAGTTCAGAGGCGCATGCCATCTGAACAGCAAAGGATCATTCTCGCCACAATCTTGTGGTCGTGATAGTTGCATATTGTTCTGACAAACTCAACTTCCGAATATAATTTTGGGCTGGTGTTAAAGGAAACAATGCTTAATCTCGGCCCAACCTTTATAAAAGGGGTGGAATTTGATATGTTCAACATCTTACTATAAATTTTGAGTTGAGTTTCCAACTTTCCATCATAATTTCATTATCATGCTTTATATTATTCCTTTAGGttgtattattataaaaaagaaattgagaaaaacaaaacacTCTTAATAATTGGACGGCGACTAGAGAGTCACAACTCACAAGGTggcttttaatatttttttttcttttctgaaaaaaaaaaaagatcttaTGGTATCTTATCTCTGCTATTTGTAATTTGTCTTGGTTTAGAAGTGACATGGCTCTGATGTACGAGGGGAGCGCCTTATGGGCAAGTGCACTTCATTCTTAGTTGTCATCTCTTAGACATGTTTATACtcacttattttaattttaccgCTATAAATTAAATTACCAACGAAATAATCACATTGATAACAATCACcacgatttttttttttttgccaattaTACTCAATTAATTAAGGGTCGTTTTCTAAAACACCTTTTAATTTTTGAGATTTCAATACTTGCTAAtatatttttgtcaaattaTCACTTTAATAGTAAACGAGTAAATAATCAAAATTATTTCTAAAAGATCACTTGTTTTTCaaattgaatttcaaaaaaaaatttaatcaaattcatCTTTCAAAGATTTTAAGTTAGTCATTTTAGTCTCTCTGTCACTTTCGTCGCTAATAGCCTATAGTGTTAAAATTTGCTAATGTGACACATTGTTGCAACCCAATCTTAATTAGCTGTTAATATGAAACTCAACCTACACCTTACTTAACCTGCGCTCAAACCTGCTCCGCACTCAACCCTACCCGCAACAGCCACCCCTAGTTTTTTCATATGCCAACTCAAGGAGAGAACTGTTGTGATCTAAGCAATGACCATGGCTGAATATTGATATTACATGCTGATTATAAATTGTTGCAGCGGTTGGAGTTtcatttaaaaaagaaaaaaaaaaaacactaaatcTTGTGAGCTTACAACgattcatgaattaatgcaaaattaAGGCTTTTCACAAAACTTCTGTTCTGTGCTTccaagcaacaaaataaaccactCTCATTCCAAATAAACATCTTCCTAACAGTAaatgattttattattcttcATTTAGCAGCAACATAATAGCAGAAACAGCGTGAGGCAAACACgagtatattatatttatatatgaataaaattgTCACCAAACTGCAAGGAAATTCATGTATACAAGAAACTGGGGAAATTATAGTATACAGAAACCTATAGTACAATGCAGTCATTGCTACAACAGAATAATAAGACACACTTCAGATTGAAAAGGAAACCAATTGAATTCTAACCCCAAAACAATTGAATCAAGTACCTATACCAATATATTCTTTAATATTCCTTCTATGTAAAAGATTAAATAATTAGTGGGATGATATGAAATAAATGCTTTGATTGAAATTTGTTGGGGGAAGTTACCGTGTGACTTCTCAAAACTATTCAAAATCTAGCACAGCCTTTGCTGGGGCTTTTGTTTTCAAGATCATCTCTTTGTATTCGTCTTCGGGGTTCGACAAAGAAACAATGGCACCTCCAGCTCCTATTGAAGCTTCACCATCATGTATAATCACTGTTCTTATGACAATATTAAGATCAAATGTCTGGTTGTACGAAAAAAATCCGATACAACCGGAGTATATACCTCGAGAACAACTTTCAATGGAATCAAGAAGTTCCATCGATCTCAACTTTGGAGCACCGGTCATCGAACCACCTGGGAATGCAGCTTTTACGCAATCTACTGCACTGGCGTCGGACCTCTTCTTCCCACGAATCGTGCTCACCATTGTGTGAACAGTTGCATATGACTCCACATCCATGAGACGTGGCACATGTACAGATCCTGGATCACAGACCCGACCGAGATCATTCCTTAGAAGGTCTACAATCATCAGATTTTCAGCTTGATCCTTTTCACTGAAAGAGCAAGCCAGTTAGTTCATAACATATTCGCCCATCTTCATCTTAAACTACCAGCATGTTAAAATTTCGGATTCTGTTAATTTAAACAGCACAAGTCTATAGATAAAATATTCTGAACTACATACACAACTTCATTTGCAACCAAGCATAGGTCATCACACATTTCAAAGAGTCTTGATAGTTTTTCAAATTACAGAAGCATCAGATAAACTccgagaatcaataatatcacaTGACAAAACAAATTTCGAGAAAGCGAGTAACCAAAGTTTAAACTGCAGTAGCAATATTTCAGGATATGATGATGAAAAGACCTAAATAGTACCCAGAGAAAAGTGGATCACCTGAGTTGCAATTTCAATTTGAGTCGCTCATCTTCCTCGGCGGTAGCACCACGAGCTATTGTACCCTTAATGGGCTTAGCTTCTAGTATATCATTTCTATCCAACTGCAAGAACCTTTCAGGGGAAGAGCAGCAAATACACAAGTCTTCCTTCGGAAAATTAAGCCATGCAGCATAAGGTGCCGGATTCCTTTCTCTCAAATGAAGATAAAGTCCAAGAGAATCTAAATTCTTGATCGGTTTCCTCATCTGATTTGTGAGGCACAACTCATAGCTTTCTCCATCTTTAATGTATTCCAGGCACTTCTTTACATCCTTAATGTACTGCTCTCTAGATTTTTCAGCTGCAAAACCGACCTTTTGTGAGGAACAAGTTAGAGGATGTGGATACTGCTTTTCTGACCCCATTATCTCAGAACCATATAAGTTCAGAAGCTTCTCCTCAGCATCATCCAACCATTGTGTCATGCTTGAGCTTTCTTCATGTATAGCCAATATATAAACATTGTCATTTTTGTGGTCAATAGCTATAAGGTTATCAGCAAAGAAAAAACAAGCGTCTGGAGTTTTGGACTTGTTACGGTTAGATGTGACACAACATTCACTTTTGAGGTTGTACCTGCAACAGAGGATATTAACAGGTGAGAAAGAAAAGGTGATCGCgtgcagaaaataaagagatcACAACTAGAAAGGCACAACTGGAAGGAAAAAAAATGTAATTTCTTGAACTAAGCATTCAGGTTACTCAGTGTAGACATACAATAGCTTTGAGTTTACCACCTACCCGATGTAACCAACATATCCACCGTGAAAGTCAAATGGCAGACCTTCGTAATCTTTTTCATCATAGTGATATGATTGAAGCTCCTGCCAAATGAAGAAGGCAATTTATTTACATGGGAAGAAAAAAGAACATATTGGATATTTCGTTACGATAATTAGATAAATGAATATAGACCTGTTAATATTCAGAAGATACAAGTTTGtacaaagaaaaatacaaagtACACAAATGAAGGCTGTTTAAAGAAAATTTATACTTTTTTAATGTCACATCTCAGTTTACCTTATCCTGCATCCTAAATACCCCTTTTCTTCATTTCTAATCAGAAGAGCAAAATTCAAGGCCATATATGGGATTTTATTGGTCTAAATCACAATCATGCACATTAAGGATCTTTATTATATATGTCATATCTACATATTTCTTGTTTATTAATTAGGATATACACATTctcttgggaaagaaatttcATTGGAGAAAACGGGGACAACATAGCAAAGGGAAGGCAAAATATCCTCCAAAAACCAAACCATAGAAACTAAACATGACAAGTGTCAAGGACCCAACTATCTTGAAATCTTAAGTTGTTAGGCAGGAGCCATTGAGCCAATAGTGATTTTATATCTCTACCCTCTAGCACTCTCCTTCTGGGTAGAATTTTTGGCATTGAAACATAGGCGTGTGGACCCATTTTTACCTTCTGCTTAAATTCGACTTAATTATGGTAAATGGAGATGATAAGGATAGTATTCCTAATAAAGACACTGATCCCATGTCAAGAACCCATTTCCCAGCAATCTTAAGCAAATAGAAAAGGATTAAGCATAGCCCTATATCTCCAAGGTACAATAAAGAAGCTTATCGGTTCCAAGGTACAAGGTACAATTACAAACCTTGTTCAAAAAATCGAAAAAACCTTCTTCCAAAAATCTTGTTTCAGTGGAACCTTGACAATTTTCCATTGACAAGTAGCCACCACCTTTCGAACACCGATCACTGGAAAAATAATGGAATATACATTATTTATCTAAGAATATACCATAGACTCAAAGGTATGACCATTGTAATGGTAAATAGAAAGGTTTTTTCATGTCAATGCATCAATGCAGATAACTAGGACAATGCATGATGCATAAACTGAAACACAAGCACACTAGAACATTCACCAATGTTGAAAATAACATTTATATTAACGATGATGATGATAGAGAAAAATAATctataatatggaaaagaataGATGAAAGGGGAAAAGATAATTACAAAGTAATTTCAACAGTAAATAGGATAAATTTCAAACCTTTGATCAGATAATCTGAAAGTCAAATGCTTCCAAAGTGATCCACCTTTTCCTCCCATGAATGAGAAGCGTGCTCTTCCCTAATTAGGATGGCAAGAATAATGTTAAATATAGAACAGTTATGTTGTGATGGAAGATGTGGCATATACATTAGCACAGATGATGAGATGCAAGTTGACAAAAATTACAGTTTGATGATCCAAGTGACAAAAGATATACCCTGTGGAAGATGATTAAAATAAGagttttcttttgcttatccaAAAACACTAAAAAGAAAAGGAGGGGAAAGAAAAGCCATGAATACATACAAAAAATACCTTCTCTGTGGAAGAACTATCCAACCAGAAAGTGTTTTCAGTTTCATGTCCAAACAACCCACAAAATATACCTTTCGCACCACCAACTTGACTAGCCAGGTGAGTGCATTTCCTCCATTTCAACTTCAAACATTTTCGATCAGTTCTTGCATGATGACCATTTGCAACGTTGCACTTTTCTAAACGAGTCTTCTCAGCATTATCATCTACCATATGTCGATGACCATTAACTACCTTATTTAGCTGATCAACTGTACTGGTCTCTGAACTAATACTTCTATGCAAATCTCCACAATGTCTACTAGCACTTGAAACCTGCATGTGTGCTAAAGAAAGTTTACTGCTcaagtaaattgcaaggaacTCAATGGTAATTTGGAtgtctaaaaataataaaaacatggAACATGTAAACAgtgttaaaaagattttaatcaCTTTGGTACAACCAACATACTGTTTAATATTTATACCACACTGCGCAAGAAGGGTGGCCatacaaaaataatttgataagcACACATGACAGAATGAATTTGCATTTACATACAAAAAGTTCTTCATTTTACCATAAGAATGAGCATGCTTTTCTCTGCTTTGTGATGACTTGTATCTCAGCCAATACTCATTTGTAATATCTCTGAAATTCTTGAATATTTGACTTCCATGGCATGTTGCAACACTCTCTGGATGAAACTGAAGGTCAAAAGTGTTGAGTTGAACATAGTTCACAAAAAAGatcaaaccaataaaaacaaagaACGATTATAATTAAACAATGTCTGTACATAACACCTGCACACCATAGTGCGGTTTTGTACAATGCTTGATCCCCATAAGAACTCTTGAACTTCTTGGTGTTCCATTTCCTGCTTTAGGTGAACAAGAATCAACGAAGACATTTTGTTCTGTCTGTGTTCCAAGAGCATTGGAGATGTTATGATCCTTGGCCCCAACAAATGGAAGTGTGTTCGAGGAAGACGTCCAAGCTATTGGAATGAGCACTTCAGGAAGTGATTCAGAATCTATAACCAATGAATGATATCGAACCACCTGAAATATAGGATAAACAATGATTATGACTGCTGATGGTAGATCAGATAGCTCTTGTTCAACTTTTcacaagaataaaacaaaaaaaacaaattaaccATAAATTGCAAGGGACCAGTTTACATCCAATCCCCATCATGGTGCACCAGATGTAATATTCTGATGTTATCAACAAATTATATAATTGCACAGCCATTTTTTCACCCTGAAATCCAAATTATCATAATGATCTACAACAAGTGACATTTAGTTTGTGAAATGTTCTAGAATTGCTGAATGCAACAATCTTTGGTTAATATTGAAGAACTTTTATGTCTCAATTAGGAATATGATAACTTCGGGATTGAATACTCCGTGAATATTTGAATTCTTTAAAATGTTTGAggattcaaattcataatctTTAGACTATAGTGGAAAACAAACCTTGAAACCTGAATTCCTGCCAGATGGTATGCCGTGAAAAAGCTCGCAGCCGCTATGCTCAACTTCACTTCATGGTAGAAAGAGAgaaaatacaaacaaagaagTAAGGAATAAATATGATACCTTTAAATGACATTTATTTTAGGTGAAATCTTCCTGATGATAATAAGTACATAATAATTACTGAAAAACCAGCATAAAGTTTCTAAATTTTTGGGTCATACCTCAAACGCCCATGGATTGGTTCAGGCGCATGGACAATGTGAGCTCCATGGACATATCCCAATGCCTACCAAATCATACATTAAGCAAATACATCACCAAAATAACATAACATGAGCTACAGTATCAAAAGGCAAAGGATGAAACCTGATATCATGAACCAAAAAGATGAGTAACAAAAGTATTAACTTTAAGATACTACATAACAGCAGGTAAGATGTGAAAACACACCAAGATTAGAAGAGAAATTGGTGAATAACTTCATAGCCAATATCAATTATTTTTGGACAAGGATTCCTTTACCATATTATCATACAATAGACCATTATATgggaaaaaaaagcaaaaacaaagcATAAATAAGGAGAAAATACCTGGTGTCCGAGGCAAACACCCAAAACAGGTATATCCCAGCATTTATGCAGTAGTTGAAGACAAATACCTGAAGCATACAGAATCATTTCCAAAAAGTATTAGAATAAAGAATCTCCACAGCCCATAACACAAAGATCAACACACATAGTACATTAAAATTATAAGATTACATTAAGAAAATGATATCAAGCGGCATAGTTATACCGGCAATCCATTCTTTTGAGGATATTTCACTTATATGGTTAGCAAAAGGAGGAGGTGAATCTGCGAGGTGGGACTTTGGAGGGaggggaagagaaagaagggattgtagcataaaaaattcataatatGACACCATAAATGTtttctttccctctctttccctCCAAAACCCCAACTCACAAACAACCCCCTAAGAAATAAGAGTCAAAAGTGTATCGATGGGGAAAATTGAAGTGGCATCCAATGACAATATGACAAATACTCGTCTAAGATGCCAAAATCATGCCTGGAGACCATCAATCCACAAGTTTAGAAA is a window from the Arachis stenosperma cultivar V10309 chromosome 3, arast.V10309.gnm1.PFL2, whole genome shotgun sequence genome containing:
- the LOC130969008 gene encoding aminodeoxychorismate synthase, chloroplastic-like; this translates as MNLALRLLPSELTCPTREDIQYANVNFLLSKPSVRVACFIKKDDVQPLNCDRKNVTISCQLMHSHLEESSKRKKRLQVPLPLQKLDFVRTLLIDNYDSYTYNIYQELSVVNGVPPVVIQNDDWTWEELSHYLYEENAFDNIVISPGPGSPACPQDIGICLQLLHKCWDIPVLGVCLGHQALGYVHGAHIVHAPEPIHGRLSEVEHSGCELFHGIPSGRNSGFKVVRYHSLVIDSESLPEVLIPIAWTSSSNTLPFVGAKDHNISNALGTQTEQNVFVDSCSPKAGNGTPRSSRVLMGIKHCTKPHYGVQFHPESVATCHGSQIFKNFRDITNEYWLRYKSSQSREKHAHSYAHMQVSSASRHCGDLHRSISSETSTVDQLNKVVNGHRHMVDDNAEKTRLEKCNVANGHHARTDRKCLKLKWRKCTHLASQVGGAKGIFCGLFGHETENTFWLDSSSTEKGRARFSFMGGKGGSLWKHLTFRLSDQSDRCSKGGGYLSMENCQGSTETRFLEEGFFDFLNKELQSYHYDEKDYEGLPFDFHGGYVGYIGYNLKSECCVTSNRNKSKTPDACFFFADNLIAIDHKNDNVYILAIHEESSSMTQWLDDAEEKLLNLYGSEIMGSEKQYPHPLTCSSQKVGFAAEKSREQYIKDVKKCLEYIKDGESYELCLTNQMRKPIKNLDSLGLYLHLRERNPAPYAAWLNFPKEDLCICCSSPERFLQLDRNDILEAKPIKGTIARGATAEEDERLKLKLQLSEKDQAENLMIVDLLRNDLGRVCDPGSVHVPRLMDVESYATVHTMVSTIRGKKRSDASAVDCVKAAFPGGSMTGAPKLRSMELLDSIESCSRGIYSGCIGFFSYNQTFDLNIVIRTVIIHDGEASIGAGGAIVSLSNPEDEYKEMILKTKAPAKAVLDFE